One part of the Desulfobulbaceae bacterium genome encodes these proteins:
- a CDS encoding YdbL family protein, whose protein sequence is MIRNKNHALLAILISTLFFLSSNVFAETATDLKERMKARLPEINQLKDSGVIGETYTGFLSIIGSASDNAVVSAENDDRKKVYSAIAKQQGTTPDLVGNRRALQIYQNAAPGTLLQDDKGTWYKK, encoded by the coding sequence ATGATTCGTAATAAAAACCATGCACTTTTAGCCATACTCATATCCACTCTGTTTTTTCTGAGCAGCAATGTTTTCGCTGAAACTGCCACTGACCTCAAGGAGAGGATGAAGGCACGACTGCCGGAAATTAACCAACTGAAGGACAGTGGTGTAATCGGTGAGACGTATACTGGTTTTCTGAGCATCATTGGCAGCGCTTCCGACAATGCAGTGGTTTCTGCCGAGAATGATGACCGAAAGAAAGTCTATAGCGCAATCGCCAAACAACAGGGAACAACCCCGGATCTGGTCGGCAATCGCAGAGCTTTACAAATCTACCAAAACGCAGCCCCTGGAACCTTGCTCCAGGACGACAAAGGCACGTGGTATAAGAAATAG
- a CDS encoding YnbE family lipoprotein, whose protein sequence is MVFCSCFLIFPGCTRHTIESKHEVTLQPVEIKPIHITIDVNIKVDRALDDFFGDIDKAQ, encoded by the coding sequence ATCGTGTTCTGTTCATGCTTTTTGATTTTTCCGGGCTGCACTCGGCACACTATTGAAAGTAAGCATGAAGTAACACTGCAACCCGTAGAGATAAAACCGATTCATATCACCATCGACGTCAACATTAAGGTCGATAGAGCGCTCGATGATTTCTTTGGCGATATTGATAAGGCCCAGTGA